The following is a genomic window from Anaerobaca lacustris.
GATGGTGACATATGATCTCGATCGATGCGTGGAAAGGTGACGAAGCGGACGTGGCCTTGTTGCGACGGTGCAAGCGGGCCATCAGGCAGGTCGTGCCGGATGCGGACGTGATCCTCTATGGTTCCCGGGCGCGCGGACAGGCCCACGAGTACTCGGACTATGACATCCTGATCGTGGTTGATGGCGTCGTCGATATGGCCCTTAAGGAAAAGATTCTCGCCCATGTGTATCCTTTGGAACTCGATACGGGAGCCCTCTTGACGCTGATGACGTACAGCCGGGAGCGGTGGAACTCCCCGCTTCACCGTGGCACGCCTTTTCACAAGAACGTCGAGCGGGAGGGGGTGATCCTGTGACCGACGAAGGCGATTGCGCTGACTTCGTGCAGTTCGAGGCCGATGAGGTTGCGCCGTGGTTGGAACGAACGCGCGATCTTGTCGGATGTGTCGAGAAGATTCTCTCTGACCGCGCATAGGTTGCGCATTGGGCTGCGAGAGTTTGCGGCGGCGATCTCAGAGAGATTGCAGCCGTTGGGTGATGTGGTCGATGGTCCTGGCGGTGGCGCCCTGGTTGTTTAGGATGACCTGACGGCCGCGAGCGGCGACGGCTTCGGCGTAGGCGGGATCGGTGAGGCACTTCGTCAGGACGACCATCAGCTCGTCGCCATTGACGACTTCGATGGCGCCTCGCTCGGCTAGCAGAGCCTCGACGGTCTGGCGGAAGTTGAACGCATGCGGGCCGAAGATCGTGCATTTGCCCAGTGCCGCGGCCTCCATCATGTCCGAGCCGCCCATCGGCACGAGCGAACGGCCGACGAAGACCACGGTCGCCAGCGAGTAGAATTTGCGCAGGTCGCCCATCGTGTCGCCCAGAATCACGGCGTCAGCGTCGGGGACGGCATGGTTCGGCCTGCCCTTGACTTGGCTGTAACGAAGTAGAGGCAATCC
Proteins encoded in this region:
- a CDS encoding nucleotidyltransferase domain-containing protein, yielding MISIDAWKGDEADVALLRRCKRAIRQVVPDADVILYGSRARGQAHEYSDYDILIVVDGVVDMALKEKILAHVYPLELDTGALLTLMTYSRERWNSPLHRGTPFHKNVEREGVIL